A region of Reichenbachiella carrageenanivorans DNA encodes the following proteins:
- a CDS encoding L-rhamnose/proton symporter RhaT produces MGAIIGICLHAVGGLCAGSFYTPIKKIETWAWESSWLVMGFFAWLIVPWLMASITVTDLMHTLLSSPSSAIGWTFFFGFVWGAGGPIFNLTMRYLGVSLGMTVSLGSGAAFGTLIPPLVSGQFGELLHTTAGQITFGGVMVCLIGIALAGYAGHQRDLARQQDDSSSEKFNTGKGILITFLSGPIGACFAYGLAAGKPIADAAMAQGTPTLWQNNAVLTVLLLGGLSSNFILCVYNNYKKKTAGDYLKNDGQQRKNYLLASLGGSIWYLQFMFYGMGSSFLEERFHFASWTVHMSFIILFGNLWGLYFKEWKGVKSSTVQTLIFGLLILAASTILIAWGSS; encoded by the coding sequence ATGGGAGCGATCATTGGCATATGCTTGCACGCCGTAGGTGGCTTGTGCGCAGGGAGCTTCTACACTCCTATAAAAAAGATAGAAACCTGGGCTTGGGAAAGTAGCTGGCTAGTCATGGGCTTTTTCGCTTGGCTGATTGTGCCGTGGCTCATGGCGAGTATTACGGTCACAGATTTGATGCACACCTTATTATCCTCACCCTCATCAGCCATTGGCTGGACATTTTTCTTCGGATTTGTATGGGGTGCCGGCGGCCCTATTTTCAACCTGACCATGCGGTATCTGGGTGTTTCGCTGGGTATGACGGTATCTCTAGGAAGTGGTGCTGCGTTTGGGACGCTCATTCCTCCCCTGGTTTCGGGCCAATTTGGTGAGCTGCTACACACTACTGCTGGACAGATTACCTTCGGTGGCGTAATGGTTTGTCTGATTGGTATTGCACTGGCAGGCTATGCCGGACACCAGCGAGACCTGGCTCGCCAGCAGGACGACTCATCCAGCGAGAAATTTAATACTGGAAAAGGCATCCTCATCACATTTCTGTCAGGACCTATCGGTGCGTGCTTCGCTTACGGTCTCGCAGCTGGCAAACCCATCGCCGATGCCGCCATGGCGCAAGGCACGCCTACGCTTTGGCAAAACAATGCTGTACTCACAGTCCTCCTACTAGGCGGGCTTTCGAGCAACTTTATCCTATGTGTGTACAACAATTACAAAAAGAAGACGGCAGGAGATTACCTTAAAAATGACGGGCAGCAGAGAAAAAACTACCTTCTGGCTTCGCTGGGTGGATCTATCTGGTATCTGCAGTTTATGTTTTATGGTATGGGTTCATCGTTTTTAGAAGAACGTTTTCACTTCGCCAGCTGGACCGTTCACATGTCATTCATCATCCTTTTCGGCAATCTTTGGGGACTATATTTCAAAGAATGGAAAGGTGTGAAAAGCTCTACCGTACAGACGCTGATTTTTGGCTTATTGATTTTGGCTGCTTCTACTATTCTTATCGCTTGGGGTAGCAGTTGA
- a CDS encoding carboxylesterase family protein: MSRLTIVALAVLFTLSGGCQAPNDDHAEAQLVRVPYQSTFDQSDREYFVYLPKGYHEDDTTKWPVMLFLHGNGERGNGKNELDYTLAHGPIYEAWVQKRDLPFIIIGPQLHMHGRDSVIGYLKNRSPENYLKRLATGVPEREADFATTVHMSGRPADENYPYESYGPVVGWETVEQDLIDMLDQTLKNYKTDKSRVYLSGLSYGGFGTWYLGSKHPDRFAAINPIVGWGHKELMKPLAEHRMPIWCYAGGRDLVIQKQYFYPGLNELERLGHMARFTIEADMGHDVWKRVYAGQDIYDWLLSHRK, encoded by the coding sequence ATGTCGAGATTAACTATTGTAGCGTTAGCCGTATTATTCACCCTAAGCGGTGGGTGTCAGGCACCAAATGATGACCATGCCGAAGCGCAACTAGTCAGAGTGCCCTACCAAAGTACCTTCGATCAAAGTGATCGCGAATACTTTGTATATCTACCTAAAGGCTATCACGAAGATGACACCACGAAGTGGCCCGTCATGCTCTTTTTACATGGCAATGGAGAGCGAGGAAACGGAAAAAACGAGCTGGATTATACCTTGGCACATGGTCCTATATATGAGGCTTGGGTACAAAAGAGAGATCTGCCTTTTATCATCATTGGTCCACAGCTACACATGCACGGAAGAGACTCTGTGATCGGCTATTTGAAAAATAGGAGTCCAGAAAACTACCTCAAAAGACTGGCAACTGGTGTGCCTGAGCGTGAAGCAGACTTTGCCACTACCGTACACATGAGCGGACGGCCGGCGGATGAAAACTATCCTTATGAATCCTATGGGCCAGTTGTAGGATGGGAAACCGTAGAACAAGATTTAATTGATATGCTGGATCAGACTTTGAAAAATTACAAGACAGACAAAAGTCGAGTCTATCTGAGTGGGTTGAGCTATGGCGGCTTTGGTACCTGGTATTTGGGGAGCAAGCACCCCGATCGATTTGCAGCGATCAACCCGATCGTAGGCTGGGGACACAAGGAATTGATGAAGCCCCTGGCGGAGCATCGCATGCCCATCTGGTGCTATGCCGGTGGCCGCGATCTGGTGATACAAAAGCAGTATTTTTATCCCGGACTTAATGAGCTCGAGCGGCTTGGGCACATGGCGAGATTTACCATCGAGGCAGACATGGGTCACGATGTTTGGAAGAGAGTATATGCCGGCCAGGATATCTATGATTGGCTACTGTCGCACCGAAAGTAG
- a CDS encoding ROK family protein, producing MKAICGIDLGGTKIEGVLLQINANTYQVLDRQRVPTEKEKGYDHIIDQIKQLIENLESTNNYKIETLGIGTPGTLDPTTQKIKNSNTTCLNGKPLKKDLEKALNVPIQMANDANCFALAEATLGIVPNQIQDPKIVFGVILGTGVGGGLVVDGQVISGRQGICGEWGHNFLDNAGYECFCGQKGCVETIISGTALEKYYAEQSGGFKKLKDILALHLAGTDPLATATIKRLLQYFGKAIAQIINLIDPEAIVLGGGVGNIDLLYTEGIEQVKKYVFNDRLDTKILKPKLGDSAGVFGAAMLVYPTKT from the coding sequence ATGAAAGCCATTTGCGGTATAGATTTAGGAGGCACTAAAATTGAAGGTGTACTTCTACAAATTAATGCTAATACATACCAGGTTCTTGATCGACAAAGAGTCCCAACTGAAAAAGAAAAAGGCTACGATCATATCATTGATCAGATCAAACAGTTGATAGAAAATCTTGAATCTACAAACAATTATAAAATCGAAACTTTGGGTATTGGCACACCAGGTACACTGGATCCAACGACTCAAAAAATTAAAAATAGCAATACCACCTGCCTCAATGGCAAGCCCTTGAAAAAAGATTTGGAAAAAGCACTGAATGTGCCAATTCAAATGGCTAATGATGCCAACTGCTTTGCATTGGCTGAAGCCACTTTAGGTATTGTACCAAATCAGATACAAGATCCAAAGATCGTATTTGGGGTCATCTTAGGCACTGGCGTGGGTGGTGGATTGGTAGTCGATGGGCAGGTCATATCAGGGAGACAAGGCATATGCGGTGAATGGGGGCACAATTTTTTGGACAATGCGGGCTATGAATGCTTCTGTGGTCAAAAAGGATGTGTAGAAACCATCATATCTGGTACTGCCCTTGAAAAATACTATGCCGAACAAAGTGGCGGTTTCAAAAAACTCAAAGACATCCTCGCTCTTCATCTTGCCGGAACCGATCCACTAGCAACTGCAACAATCAAAAGATTGCTTCAATACTTTGGTAAAGCCATCGCACAGATCATCAACCTGATCGACCCAGAAGCTATTGTATTAGGAGGAGGTGTAGGCAATATTGATTTGCTCTATACCGAGGGAATTGAGCAAGTGAAAAAATATGTGTTTAATGATCGATTAGATACAAAAATTCTAAAACCCAAACTAGGTGATAGCGCAGGTGTATTTGGCGCTGCTATGCTAGTCTACCCTACTAAAACCTAA
- a CDS encoding glycoside hydrolase family 43 protein has protein sequence MKKLILPLVVWCALVACNNQQQKSDVTLTYQNPIIETYSADPYVLYDNGYYYLITSHKAEDGDFLPLYKSKNLSEWEFVRGAVTQGDTTDWNFKNFWAPEIIKIEDVYYLYYTASPKDSPRNQYNRVGLATAKNIEGPYTDHGVVIQHGSIDGHPFIDKDGQMYMYFTVEQLNSKGLQQGQIYVHKMKDPYTTDGEPIRLMDHFGWQEGAFIVPHNDEYWMTYSVGAWKNNTYHIRLAKAPSPTGPFSLIEKPLMVSNDIVYGPGHNSVFYDHKKNPWLVYHAWDTAYTSRTTRLDPLYWENDTLKANEPTTQPTTIN, from the coding sequence ATGAAAAAACTTATACTCCCTCTGGTTGTTTGGTGTGCTTTGGTAGCGTGCAACAACCAACAACAAAAGTCTGATGTCACACTTACCTATCAAAACCCGATCATCGAAACGTATTCGGCCGACCCGTATGTCTTGTATGACAATGGATATTATTACCTAATCACCTCTCACAAGGCCGAGGATGGTGATTTTTTACCCCTCTACAAATCTAAGAATCTATCCGAATGGGAATTTGTACGAGGAGCTGTCACTCAAGGAGACACAACCGACTGGAATTTTAAAAACTTCTGGGCACCTGAAATCATTAAAATAGAAGATGTCTATTATTTATACTATACCGCTTCTCCAAAAGACTCTCCCCGCAATCAATATAATCGTGTAGGGCTGGCCACAGCCAAAAACATTGAAGGGCCATATACCGATCATGGTGTAGTGATACAGCATGGCTCTATCGACGGCCACCCATTTATCGACAAGGATGGTCAGATGTACATGTACTTCACCGTGGAGCAGCTCAACAGCAAAGGACTGCAACAAGGCCAAATCTATGTGCACAAAATGAAAGACCCATATACCACCGATGGCGAACCCATTCGACTGATGGATCACTTTGGTTGGCAAGAAGGCGCATTTATAGTGCCTCACAACGACGAATACTGGATGACCTATAGCGTCGGGGCCTGGAAAAACAATACTTACCACATCCGTTTGGCCAAGGCACCATCACCCACTGGCCCGTTTAGTCTAATAGAAAAACCCTTGATGGTATCTAATGATATAGTATATGGGCCAGGCCACAATTCCGTGTTTTATGACCATAAGAAAAACCCGTGGTTGGTCTATCACGCTTGGGATACCGCATATACATCACGAACGACCAGACTTGATCCCTTGTACTGGGAAAATGATACGTTGAAAGCAAATGAACCAACTACCCAGCCTACAACCATAAATTAA
- the lpcA gene encoding D-sedoheptulose 7-phosphate isomerase, giving the protein MSPHKALIKAEFSQAQQVLNVFVSDENNFAQIEAAAQTIASALLAGGKVLSCGNGGSHCDAMHFAEELSGRYRENRPAYAAMAISDPSHISCVGNDFGYEYIFSRFIEGMGKSGDVVVGLSTSGTSKSVVRAFEAAKQKGMKTILLSGKTGRDLAALADVKILVPHEGFADRIQEIHIKCIHSIILIVEQLMAEQQ; this is encoded by the coding sequence ATGAGCCCCCATAAAGCACTCATCAAAGCCGAGTTCTCTCAAGCACAGCAAGTACTCAATGTCTTCGTTTCAGACGAGAACAATTTTGCGCAAATAGAAGCCGCAGCGCAGACCATAGCCTCTGCGCTGCTTGCGGGTGGAAAAGTACTCTCTTGTGGCAATGGCGGGTCACATTGTGATGCCATGCACTTTGCAGAAGAACTGTCCGGCAGATACCGTGAAAACAGGCCCGCCTACGCTGCCATGGCCATCTCCGATCCCAGTCATATCTCCTGTGTAGGCAATGATTTTGGTTATGAGTATATCTTTTCCAGGTTTATAGAAGGGATGGGCAAAAGTGGAGATGTGGTAGTCGGCCTTAGTACCAGCGGCACTTCCAAATCTGTGGTAAGGGCCTTCGAAGCCGCCAAACAAAAAGGCATGAAAACGATCTTGCTATCCGGTAAAACCGGACGAGACTTAGCCGCTTTAGCCGATGTGAAAATCCTAGTGCCTCACGAAGGCTTTGCCGACAGAATACAGGAAATACACATCAAGTGCATCCATAGTATCATATTGATCGTGGAGCAGCTCATGGCAGAGCAGCAGTAG
- a CDS encoding alpha-hydroxy acid oxidase codes for MKQKFNTNYPSIDDLRKRAQQKIPRFAFEYLDGGCNEDVNLDKNTREIREVELLPYYLSKHTKSEMKTELFGHTYDAPFGIAPVGLQGLMWPNAPEILAKAAFKHNIPFVLSTVSTSSIERIAEITEGRNWFQLYHPAENSLRDDILDRAEAAGNDVLVLLCDVPTFGIRPRDIRNGLAMPPKMSVKNMIQIMGRPEWALKTLYHGQPSFETLKPYMPKGLDLKQLGLFMNQTFNGRLNEEKIAPIRDRWKGKIVLKGVASEADTEKAIKLGLDGIIVSNHGGRQLDAGQSTITPLKSIVEKYKGQIKIMMDSGLRSGPDVARTLAAGAEFTFMGRSFMYGVAALGTQGGDHTIGLIKTELQQVMEQVCCEETKDFPNHLIK; via the coding sequence ATGAAGCAAAAATTTAATACCAACTACCCTTCGATCGACGATTTGCGCAAGCGTGCACAGCAAAAGATACCTCGTTTTGCCTTCGAATATTTGGATGGTGGGTGCAATGAAGATGTGAATCTAGATAAAAACACCAGAGAAATCCGAGAGGTGGAATTGTTGCCTTATTACTTGAGCAAACACACGAAATCAGAAATGAAAACGGAGTTGTTTGGACATACCTACGATGCACCATTTGGTATTGCACCAGTAGGGTTGCAAGGCTTGATGTGGCCCAATGCACCAGAGATCTTGGCGAAGGCAGCTTTCAAGCACAACATTCCTTTTGTCCTTAGCACCGTGTCTACGAGCAGTATCGAGCGCATCGCAGAGATTACAGAGGGTCGCAACTGGTTTCAACTTTATCACCCAGCCGAAAACAGCCTGAGAGATGATATACTAGATAGAGCCGAGGCAGCTGGCAATGATGTATTGGTACTGCTATGCGATGTGCCTACTTTTGGTATCCGCCCGCGAGACATCCGAAATGGATTGGCTATGCCTCCCAAAATGTCTGTAAAAAACATGATTCAAATCATGGGTCGACCTGAGTGGGCACTTAAGACCCTTTATCATGGTCAGCCGAGTTTTGAGACTTTAAAACCCTACATGCCTAAAGGACTGGATTTGAAACAATTGGGTTTATTTATGAACCAAACGTTTAATGGTAGGCTCAATGAGGAGAAAATAGCACCTATTCGTGATCGCTGGAAAGGGAAAATTGTACTCAAAGGAGTGGCTAGCGAAGCCGACACAGAAAAGGCCATCAAGCTGGGGTTGGATGGCATCATAGTATCCAATCACGGGGGGCGTCAGCTTGATGCTGGTCAGTCCACTATTACACCGCTAAAAAGCATCGTTGAGAAGTACAAAGGACAGATTAAAATCATGATGGACAGTGGTTTGCGCTCTGGTCCAGATGTGGCACGTACCCTGGCAGCAGGAGCAGAATTTACTTTTATGGGCAGGTCGTTTATGTACGGCGTAGCTGCGCTGGGTACTCAAGGTGGCGATCACACGATCGGCTTGATCAAGACCGAGTTGCAGCAAGTGATGGAGCAGGTTTGCTGTGAAGAGACCAAGGATTTCCCAAATCACTTAATCAAATAA
- a CDS encoding sulfatase family protein, whose translation MKYQFLYLLCFLASCTSITSSPPSSKPNVIVILADDLGYGDISSHQTEGQIYTPVLDSLARSGYSFTNAHTNSSVCTPSRYALLTGRYSWRSKLKSGVLFGYDLPLIEDDRHTLGKLFQNNGYRTAHVGKWHLGLPWQLNPQSDYKERTADSIYHQLLAKPADVLVEQPLGQAGWQKQIGFDQFYGISASLDIPPYGMIDQGQFTLPLSDSLEASEHVASYDKDFWRAGIATPGFEPKQVFRSIVDAAKAFISKDEKPFFMYMALTAPHTPWLPEEQFRGTSNAGKYGDFLSMVDWSVGEVLGQLKAAGELDNTIVIFTSDNGAALHGIEAYGGNGHLPNGILRGQKGDLYEGGHRVPLIVSWPDHIISGTSGDLVLLSDIMATLTDVVGDELPSEVEDSHSFYPLLVGAEFEPRTEAVYHSQIGSFAIQSGPWKYIDIIGSGGFSKPRLVEPQEGQPSGQLYNLEKDPAEQVDRYLSHPEIVNDLKARLDEYRKSTQILNN comes from the coding sequence ATGAAATATCAGTTTTTATACCTGCTATGCTTTTTGGCATCTTGTACCTCTATCACTTCCTCACCTCCATCATCGAAGCCCAATGTCATTGTGATATTGGCTGACGATCTGGGTTATGGGGATATTTCCAGTCATCAGACGGAGGGGCAGATTTATACCCCGGTGCTCGATAGTTTGGCTCGATCAGGCTATTCGTTTACCAACGCACATACCAACTCTTCGGTCTGCACACCCTCACGCTATGCGTTGCTTACGGGCAGATATTCTTGGAGATCAAAGTTGAAAAGCGGTGTGCTCTTTGGCTACGACCTGCCATTGATCGAGGACGACAGGCATACCTTGGGAAAATTGTTTCAAAACAATGGCTACCGCACCGCACATGTGGGCAAGTGGCATTTGGGATTGCCATGGCAATTGAACCCGCAGTCAGATTATAAGGAACGCACGGCCGATAGTATTTATCATCAGTTGCTAGCAAAACCAGCCGATGTATTGGTGGAGCAACCACTAGGCCAGGCAGGATGGCAAAAGCAGATTGGTTTTGATCAGTTTTATGGAATCAGCGCATCGCTGGATATTCCTCCTTATGGCATGATAGATCAAGGGCAATTTACCCTGCCGCTCAGCGATTCGCTCGAAGCATCTGAGCATGTGGCATCCTATGATAAGGACTTTTGGCGGGCCGGTATAGCTACGCCAGGATTCGAGCCTAAACAAGTCTTTCGCTCGATCGTGGACGCAGCCAAGGCTTTTATTTCCAAAGATGAAAAACCATTTTTTATGTACATGGCTCTGACAGCGCCTCATACACCCTGGCTTCCAGAAGAGCAGTTTAGAGGAACATCTAATGCCGGAAAATATGGTGACTTTCTTTCTATGGTGGACTGGTCTGTAGGCGAGGTGCTGGGACAGCTCAAAGCAGCTGGCGAATTGGATAACACCATCGTCATCTTCACCTCAGACAATGGGGCAGCCTTGCACGGGATCGAAGCGTATGGAGGCAACGGACATCTCCCTAATGGGATACTACGAGGACAAAAAGGAGACTTGTACGAAGGTGGGCACCGCGTGCCACTCATCGTGTCTTGGCCAGATCACATTATCTCGGGGACTTCAGGCGATTTGGTACTGTTGTCAGATATTATGGCCACGCTGACCGATGTAGTAGGAGATGAATTGCCTAGCGAAGTAGAAGATAGCCATAGTTTCTATCCTTTGTTGGTTGGTGCTGAATTTGAGCCACGAACCGAGGCGGTTTATCATTCGCAAATTGGATCATTTGCTATCCAGTCGGGTCCATGGAAATACATAGACATTATAGGTTCTGGAGGTTTTTCAAAGCCTAGATTGGTGGAGCCACAAGAAGGCCAGCCGTCGGGTCAATTATATAATTTGGAAAAAGACCCTGCGGAGCAAGTGGATAGATATTTGAGTCATCCAGAAATAGTAAACGATTTAAAAGCTCGCTTAGATGAGTACAGAAAATCCACACAAATATTGAATAACTAG
- a CDS encoding AraC family transcriptional regulator: MDILIRNFPETPNSKKWGLSVFSFGELTVPPMEHYPLRSHFKDTHHFWARGRRLDHLFLVYVSAGSGEAQFGSEELITIEAGTVMVLYPGIWHRYRPMPRQGWTEHWLGVKGSYVDMLLANYKFFGARPSIKLADDSKYPELLDQLRALLLEESIGYQVKASGLLIALLGEVYLQGNEEGSHGSRMEEIIKMARVKIQELAPHDPLDVSQLAQSLEVSYSWFRKMFKQYTGYAPAQYRIHINIRRASELLIKTQLTVKEIAFQSGFESEAYFCRQFKQKQGMSPSEFRTR, from the coding sequence ATGGATATTTTAATAAGAAATTTCCCTGAAACACCTAATTCCAAGAAGTGGGGACTGTCAGTTTTTAGCTTTGGTGAATTGACTGTTCCGCCGATGGAACATTATCCGCTCAGGTCCCATTTCAAAGACACCCATCATTTCTGGGCGCGCGGTCGTAGGTTAGATCACTTGTTTTTGGTGTATGTGAGCGCAGGGAGTGGAGAGGCGCAATTTGGGTCGGAGGAATTGATCACGATAGAAGCGGGTACAGTCATGGTATTGTACCCGGGTATCTGGCACCGCTATCGCCCCATGCCGAGGCAAGGTTGGACGGAGCATTGGCTGGGAGTGAAGGGTAGCTACGTGGACATGCTGCTGGCCAACTATAAGTTTTTCGGTGCTCGTCCATCTATCAAACTGGCTGATGACTCTAAATATCCCGAATTACTGGATCAGCTGAGAGCATTGCTTTTAGAAGAATCTATCGGCTACCAGGTGAAAGCATCTGGATTGCTCATTGCGCTGCTGGGAGAGGTATATCTCCAGGGCAATGAAGAGGGCAGCCATGGTTCTAGGATGGAAGAAATTATCAAAATGGCCAGAGTCAAAATTCAAGAGCTGGCCCCTCATGATCCATTGGACGTGAGCCAGTTGGCTCAATCTTTGGAAGTAAGCTACTCTTGGTTTAGAAAAATGTTTAAACAATACACGGGCTATGCACCGGCCCAATATCGCATTCATATCAATATTAGGCGAGCTTCAGAATTGCTCATCAAGACTCAATTGACGGTAAAAGAAATAGCCTTTCAATCGGGCTTCGAATCTGAAGCTTACTTCTGTCGACAGTTCAAACAAAAGCAGGGCATGAGCCCATCAGAATTTAGAACCAGATGA
- a CDS encoding FGGY family carbohydrate kinase translates to MKTRVTAIFDIGKTNKKFFLFDENYREIHNNYIRFDELTDQEGFQMESLSDLVKWIKKCINDLLLEDQYEILGVNFSTYGASLVHLDQDGNQVGDFYSYLKPFDTYLRAAFLKDYGSEKELCKTTASPFLGMLNSALQLYYIKNKKPEIFNKIQKSLHFPQYLSYIFTQKMTADYTSMGCHTMFWDYDSHQYHQWLKEEGMSDFLVPVLPSDSVSMINYRGAQFKVGTGVHDSSAALLPYIKGIADSFVLISTGTWSICMNYFNQAELTIDEIEKDCLNFMSTDGKNVRAARLFLGNELRQQAMKMGEAFGVEYHIYKSIAYHSNFKSKRTNAKQLLFALGGLGVERFGYSCPESTDYSLFESFEEAYHELLDELTDLQVESLQLAIGQSSISQIYIDGGFGANELFTQMLANKLQAFELYSTSFSLGSALGAAMLVNDNYLPDNFMKENYSIKRHLPTATLVNQ, encoded by the coding sequence ATGAAAACGAGGGTAACTGCGATATTCGACATTGGAAAGACGAACAAGAAATTTTTTCTTTTCGATGAAAATTACCGTGAAATACACAACAACTATATACGATTTGACGAACTCACAGATCAGGAAGGCTTTCAGATGGAAAGCTTGTCTGATCTGGTCAAATGGATAAAAAAATGCATCAATGACTTACTCCTAGAGGATCAATATGAGATTCTGGGAGTAAACTTTTCTACTTATGGGGCTTCTTTGGTTCACCTAGATCAAGATGGAAACCAAGTAGGAGATTTTTATAGTTATCTCAAGCCTTTTGATACGTACCTTCGAGCAGCTTTCTTGAAAGATTATGGAAGTGAAAAAGAATTATGTAAGACTACAGCAAGCCCTTTTTTGGGTATGCTAAACTCCGCACTTCAGCTGTATTACATCAAAAACAAAAAACCAGAGATTTTCAATAAGATTCAAAAAAGCTTACACTTCCCACAGTACCTGAGCTATATATTTACTCAGAAAATGACAGCTGATTATACCAGTATGGGTTGTCACACCATGTTTTGGGATTACGATAGCCACCAATACCATCAATGGTTGAAGGAGGAAGGGATGTCGGATTTTTTGGTGCCTGTACTGCCATCGGATAGTGTGTCGATGATAAACTACCGTGGTGCGCAATTTAAAGTAGGAACGGGTGTACATGATAGCTCTGCAGCTTTGTTGCCTTATATAAAAGGCATTGCCGATTCTTTTGTTTTGATTTCTACAGGAACCTGGAGCATTTGTATGAATTATTTCAATCAGGCTGAGTTGACTATAGACGAAATAGAGAAAGATTGCCTCAATTTTATGAGTACTGATGGTAAAAATGTACGGGCGGCAAGATTATTTTTAGGAAACGAACTCCGACAGCAAGCCATGAAAATGGGTGAGGCATTTGGGGTAGAATATCACATCTATAAATCCATCGCATACCATTCTAACTTTAAGTCGAAGCGTACCAACGCCAAGCAATTGCTGTTTGCATTGGGTGGATTAGGTGTAGAAAGGTTCGGCTATAGTTGTCCAGAATCTACCGACTATTCCTTATTCGAGAGCTTTGAAGAGGCTTATCACGAATTGCTTGATGAGCTCACAGATTTACAGGTCGAATCGCTCCAATTGGCCATAGGCCAGTCAAGCATTAGTCAGATTTATATCGATGGAGGCTTTGGAGCCAATGAGCTTTTTACACAGATGCTAGCCAATAAGCTGCAAGCGTTCGAATTATACTCCACCTCCTTTTCGCTTGGAAGTGCACTCGGCGCAGCCATGCTTGTCAATGATAATTATCTTCCAGATAACTTTATGAAAGAAAACTATAGTATCAAACGTCATTTGCCAACAGCAACGTTGGTTAATCAATAA
- a CDS encoding sugar isomerase gives MRLDKNRIAELNKAHLPQHKEDAGRLIEKLYNKGIDADSVINKLIKFQIAIPSWALGTGGTRFGRFSGPGEPTSLESKIEDVGLLHALNQSSGAISLHIPWDVPSDVDAICSLAKEMDVKFDAVNSNTFQDQKGQALSYKYGSLMHVNKEVRDQAIAHNIEVINHGTNLGAKALTVWLADGTCFPGQANFRKSFENTLDSLKQIYAELPADWNLLVEYKPYEPNFYSMAIPDWGTSHMMAQELGDKALSLVDLGHHLPNTNIEQIVAILMMRSKLGGFHFNDSKYGDDDVTSGSLKPYQLFLIFNELVDGMDNTDNPDLSWMIDASHNLKDPMEDLLQAVEAIMIAYAQALIVDRKALADAQEANDIARAQEILQDAYRTDVRVIVAEARIKGGAAWSPLETYRQLDIRKALVDERGKYTLATGL, from the coding sequence ATGAGATTAGATAAAAACAGAATAGCGGAACTCAATAAGGCACATTTGCCACAGCATAAAGAAGATGCAGGGCGCCTCATAGAAAAATTATACAACAAAGGTATAGATGCGGATAGTGTCATTAATAAACTCATAAAATTTCAAATCGCTATTCCTAGTTGGGCGCTAGGTACAGGTGGTACTAGGTTTGGTCGATTTTCAGGGCCTGGCGAACCTACTTCGCTGGAGTCCAAAATAGAAGATGTAGGCTTGTTGCATGCATTGAATCAATCCAGTGGAGCCATCAGTTTGCATATTCCATGGGATGTGCCTTCTGACGTAGATGCCATTTGCTCTTTGGCTAAAGAAATGGATGTGAAATTCGATGCAGTAAACTCTAATACCTTTCAAGATCAGAAGGGACAGGCATTGTCTTACAAATATGGGTCATTGATGCATGTCAATAAAGAAGTGAGAGATCAGGCGATCGCTCATAACATTGAGGTGATCAATCATGGAACCAATCTAGGCGCTAAAGCACTTACCGTTTGGTTGGCAGATGGAACTTGTTTTCCTGGGCAGGCCAACTTTAGAAAATCATTTGAAAATACATTGGATTCACTCAAGCAAATTTATGCTGAATTGCCAGCCGATTGGAATCTATTGGTAGAATATAAACCATACGAGCCTAATTTCTACTCTATGGCTATTCCTGACTGGGGGACTTCTCATATGATGGCGCAAGAGCTAGGAGACAAAGCTTTGAGCTTGGTAGACCTTGGCCACCATTTACCCAATACCAATATCGAACAGATAGTGGCCATATTGATGATGAGAAGCAAACTTGGAGGATTTCACTTCAACGATAGCAAGTATGGAGACGACGACGTCACGTCTGGTTCACTCAAGCCTTACCAGTTGTTTTTGATTTTTAATGAACTGGTCGATGGGATGGATAACACGGACAACCCTGATTTGTCTTGGATGATAGATGCGAGTCACAACCTTAAAGATCCTATGGAAGATTTACTGCAGGCAGTAGAGGCTATTATGATTGCATATGCCCAAGCACTCATCGTGGATAGAAAAGCACTGGCAGATGCTCAAGAGGCTAATGATATTGCTAGGGCACAAGAAATATTACAAGACGCTTATCGCACAGATGTAAGAGTTATCGTAGCAGAGGCTCGTATCAAAGGAGGAGCGGCATGGAGTCCATTGGAAACCTACCGTCAACTGGATATCAGAAAGGCACTCGTAGATGAGCGAGGCAAGTACACTCTCGCGACTGGTTTATAA